From Verrucomicrobia bacterium S94, the proteins below share one genomic window:
- a CDS encoding energy transducer TonB: METITKCLKPLLQQAINIGMGAGLTFAFFMLLPILQVITQPPEKDLTIRTVDVANVPPPPPPPMEEEPPPEPEPEEPPPPAVDAAPLDLSQLELALNPGDGGFGGGDFSVDIGAVAGNGNEVDAIFSLSDLDQKPRVVYQPAPVYPPELARKGMQGTVYVLFLVDKNGRTKDLKVQKSTHPAFNNPALKAVKQWKFEPGKRKGKPVQFRMRVPITFQK; encoded by the coding sequence GTGGAAACGATCACTAAATGTTTAAAACCGTTGCTGCAGCAGGCGATCAATATCGGAATGGGTGCCGGGTTGACCTTTGCCTTTTTCATGCTGCTGCCCATCCTGCAGGTGATCACGCAGCCGCCGGAGAAAGATCTGACCATCCGGACGGTCGATGTGGCGAATGTGCCGCCTCCGCCTCCTCCGCCGATGGAGGAGGAACCTCCGCCGGAGCCGGAACCCGAAGAACCGCCTCCGCCGGCGGTCGATGCCGCTCCGCTGGATCTTTCGCAGCTTGAGCTGGCTCTGAATCCCGGCGACGGCGGGTTCGGCGGCGGTGACTTTTCGGTGGATATCGGGGCCGTGGCCGGAAACGGGAATGAAGTGGATGCGATTTTCTCGCTTTCCGATCTCGACCAGAAACCGCGGGTGGTTTATCAGCCGGCACCGGTTTATCCTCCGGAACTTGCCCGTAAAGGCATGCAGGGTACCGTTTATGTTTTATTTCTGGTCGATAAAAACGGTCGGACCAAAGACCTGAAGGTTCAGAAGTCGACCCATCCGGCCTTCAATAATCCGGCGCTGAAGGCAGTTAAACAATGGAAATTTGAGCCGGGGAAACGCAAAGGCAAACCCGTCCAGTTCCGGATGCGTGTGCCGATCACTTTCCAAAAGTAG